In one Acidobacteriota bacterium genomic region, the following are encoded:
- a CDS encoding isocitrate dehydrogenase (NAD(+)) has product MTTKVTLIPGDGIGPEVTEATLRVLDAVRADIEWEQHIAGAEALEEYGSPLPDEVLDSIRRNKVALKGPVTTPVGKGFKSINVQLRQALDLFANLRPTRNVPSVPSRFPGVDLVVVRENTEGLYKGIEHEVVPGVVESLKIITAKGSTRIAKFAFEYARANGRKRVTAVHKANIMKLTDGLFLDCFRTVAKDYPEIEADDRIIDALCMQLVMRPEDYDVLVLENLYGDIVSDLCAGLVGGLGLIPGANIGSDEAVFEAVHGSAPDIAGQNLANPMALMRSAILMLLHLGKDDVVARMRSALHSVVVDQGIRTRDLGGTASTTEFTDAVVAAAERGD; this is encoded by the coding sequence ATGACGACGAAGGTGACGCTGATCCCCGGCGACGGCATTGGGCCGGAAGTGACCGAGGCCACCCTGCGAGTGCTCGATGCGGTGCGGGCGGATATCGAATGGGAGCAACATATCGCCGGTGCCGAAGCTCTCGAAGAGTACGGTTCACCGCTGCCGGACGAGGTGCTCGACTCCATCCGGCGCAACAAGGTCGCCCTCAAGGGTCCGGTGACCACCCCCGTCGGCAAGGGCTTCAAATCGATCAACGTGCAGCTCCGCCAGGCGCTGGACCTGTTCGCCAACCTGCGGCCGACGCGCAATGTACCGTCGGTGCCGAGCCGTTTCCCGGGGGTCGATCTGGTGGTGGTGCGCGAGAACACCGAGGGGCTGTACAAGGGCATCGAACACGAAGTGGTGCCGGGGGTGGTCGAGAGCCTCAAGATCATCACCGCCAAGGGCTCCACCCGCATCGCAAAGTTTGCTTTTGAGTACGCCCGGGCGAACGGCCGCAAGCGGGTGACGGCGGTCCACAAGGCCAACATCATGAAGTTGACGGACGGCCTGTTCCTGGACTGTTTCCGCACCGTCGCCAAGGACTATCCGGAAATCGAAGCGGACGACCGCATCATCGACGCCCTCTGTATGCAGCTCGTCATGCGGCCGGAGGACTACGACGTGCTGGTGCTCGAAAACCTCTACGGCGACATCGTGTCCGATCTGTGCGCCGGACTGGTGGGCGGTCTCGGGCTGATTCCCGGCGCCAACATCGGGTCCGACGAGGCGGTGTTCGAGGCGGTCCACGGCAGCGCGCCGGACATTGCCGGCCAGAACCTCGCCAACCCCATGGCGCTGATGCGCTCGGCCATCCTGATGCTGCTGCACCTCGGCAAGGACGATGTCGTGGCGCGGATGCGCTCGGCGCTGCACAGCGTGGTGGTCGATCAGGGCATCCGCACCCGCGATCTCGGTGGCACCGCTTCGACCACCGAATTCACCGACGCGGTGGTGGCCGCCGCCGAGCGCGGCGACTGA
- a CDS encoding replication-associated recombination protein A, with product MGLFDDQLPTGETSESTHDPEIGTPLAERMRPRTLDEIVGQDEVLGPQGFLRQAIARDRVPSLVFWGPPGCGKTTLALIIARETDSRFVPFSAVTSGIKEVKEVMTAAARLRRSAGQRTLVFVDEIHRFNKAQQDAFLPFVERGDIVLVGATTENPSFEINSALLSRCRVVVLAALGEAGLVVLMERALADQKRGLGEGGGTAAAESEALHSLAALAGGDARSALNLLELAVLEADGAPVDTAVVERVAQRRVLLYDKAGEEHFNLISALHKSLRESDPDAALYWLARMLESGEDPRYLARRMVRFASEDVGLADPRALGQALAGWQAYERLGSPEGDLALAQVCLYLALAPKSVAAYKGFKEARRTVRERPADPVPMAIRNAPTGLMKDLGYGEGYVYAPDTELGVGGIDCLPESLQGSRFYRPSGEGFEARLGERLKRFRELRDRARGE from the coding sequence ATGGGCCTGTTCGACGATCAACTCCCCACCGGAGAAACCTCCGAGAGCACTCACGATCCGGAGATCGGCACGCCGCTGGCGGAGCGCATGCGGCCGCGCACCCTGGACGAGATCGTCGGACAGGACGAAGTGTTGGGGCCCCAGGGCTTCCTGCGCCAGGCTATCGCCCGGGATCGGGTGCCTTCGCTGGTTTTCTGGGGGCCTCCGGGATGCGGCAAGACCACCCTGGCGCTGATCATCGCCCGGGAGACGGACAGCCGTTTTGTCCCCTTCAGCGCCGTGACCTCGGGGATCAAAGAAGTCAAAGAGGTGATGACCGCCGCCGCCCGCCTGCGCCGGTCGGCGGGGCAGCGGACCCTGGTCTTCGTGGACGAGATCCACCGCTTCAACAAAGCCCAGCAGGACGCCTTCCTGCCCTTCGTCGAGCGCGGCGACATCGTGCTGGTGGGGGCGACCACCGAAAACCCGTCCTTCGAGATCAACTCGGCGCTGCTGTCGCGCTGCCGGGTGGTGGTGCTGGCGGCCCTCGGCGAGGCCGGGCTGGTGGTGTTGATGGAGCGCGCATTGGCGGATCAGAAGCGCGGCCTCGGGGAGGGAGGCGGCACCGCCGCTGCGGAGAGCGAGGCGCTCCATTCCCTGGCCGCTTTGGCCGGCGGCGACGCCCGGAGCGCCCTCAACCTGCTCGAACTGGCGGTGCTGGAGGCCGACGGTGCGCCCGTCGATACCGCGGTGGTGGAGCGCGTTGCCCAGCGCCGGGTGCTGCTGTACGACAAGGCCGGCGAAGAGCACTTCAACCTCATCTCCGCGCTCCACAAATCCTTGCGCGAGAGTGATCCGGACGCCGCCCTTTACTGGCTGGCGCGGATGCTCGAATCCGGTGAAGATCCCCGCTACCTGGCCCGTCGCATGGTGCGCTTTGCCTCGGAAGATGTCGGCCTGGCGGATCCCCGGGCCCTCGGCCAGGCCCTCGCCGGCTGGCAGGCCTACGAGCGGCTGGGATCGCCGGAAGGGGACCTTGCCCTCGCCCAGGTCTGCCTGTACCTGGCCCTCGCCCCCAAGAGCGTCGCCGCCTACAAGGGCTTCAAGGAGGCCCGCCGCACGGTGCGCGAGCGGCCGGCGGACCCGGTGCCGATGGCGATTCGCAACGCACCCACCGGGCTGATGAAAGATCTCGGCTATGGCGAAGGCTATGTCTACGCTCCGGATACAGAGCTCGGCGTCGGCGGCATCGACTGCCTGCCGGAGTCCCTCCAGGGGAGCCGTTTCTACCGTCCCTCGGGAGAGGGCTTTGAAGCGCGCCTCGGGGAGCGGTTGAAAAGGTTTCGGGAGTTGCGGGACCGGGCGCGCGGTGAGTGA
- a CDS encoding thioredoxin family protein codes for MITASPFRVSRRRLSLASLLLFVASFLALTASGQFPVVERAEVRLLADQTAYPPGATARLAAVVEIEDGWHVNANLPTFDYLIPTELELEAPGGWPQPTALYPAGEMLTFAFEDEPLAVYEGEVRILAAVPVPASAAAGEYPLSGTFRYQACDDNSCLPPVTTAVQFDLAVGDGGETINAAIFGDGEGLPAGRGGPPGSLGLFLLFGVIGGLILNAMPCVLPILSLKVFGMVKSAGQGRAHVVSGSLATAAGILVSFWALAFAAIGARAAGAAVGWGVQFQQPAFVTFLAVVIVLFSLNLWGLFEITLPGSAMRAMDSRRQGLGGHFVSGLFATLMATPCSAPFLGTAIGFALAQPGLIIFTMFTAVGFGMALPYLLLAVFPGSARWLPKPGAWMDTLRKVMGFLLAAAAVWLLYVLAGQISAERLAFIELGLLALALFVWLRGREKGRIAATAAALVMAVGTIGLAATAATGPTRGTTAATETARYIQWQEFDRDRAESLAAAGTPVFVDVTADWCFTCKTNERLVLETPEVARLFEDAGVVAMKADWTNRDDTIAAFLNDHGRYSIPFYLLYRPNGEPHLFSELLTTGQIAEALQGIPRIAQAR; via the coding sequence ATGATCACCGCGAGCCCCTTCCGAGTTTCCCGTCGCCGCCTGTCGCTTGCCAGTCTGCTGCTCTTCGTGGCTTCGTTCCTCGCCCTGACGGCGAGCGGGCAATTCCCCGTCGTCGAGCGCGCCGAAGTACGCCTGCTGGCCGACCAAACGGCCTATCCGCCGGGCGCTACGGCGCGGCTAGCGGCAGTGGTCGAGATCGAAGACGGCTGGCACGTCAACGCCAACCTTCCGACCTTCGATTACCTGATTCCCACCGAACTCGAACTCGAGGCGCCGGGAGGCTGGCCGCAGCCGACGGCCCTCTATCCGGCCGGCGAAATGCTCACCTTCGCCTTCGAGGACGAGCCGCTGGCGGTGTACGAGGGCGAAGTGCGCATCCTGGCGGCGGTACCCGTTCCGGCCTCCGCGGCAGCGGGCGAGTACCCGCTCTCGGGCACCTTCCGCTACCAGGCCTGTGACGACAATTCCTGCCTGCCGCCGGTGACCACTGCCGTTCAATTCGACCTGGCCGTCGGCGACGGCGGGGAGACGATCAACGCGGCGATCTTCGGCGACGGCGAGGGCTTGCCCGCCGGCCGTGGCGGCCCCCCCGGCAGCCTGGGGTTGTTCCTCCTGTTCGGGGTCATCGGCGGGCTGATCCTCAATGCCATGCCCTGCGTTTTGCCGATTCTCTCCCTCAAAGTTTTCGGCATGGTGAAAAGCGCCGGCCAGGGGCGCGCCCATGTGGTGAGCGGCTCCCTGGCGACGGCGGCGGGCATCTTGGTGTCGTTCTGGGCGCTCGCTTTCGCCGCCATCGGCGCGCGAGCCGCGGGCGCCGCCGTGGGCTGGGGCGTGCAGTTCCAACAGCCGGCCTTCGTCACTTTCCTGGCGGTGGTGATCGTGCTCTTCAGCCTGAACCTCTGGGGCTTGTTCGAGATCACTCTGCCGGGAAGCGCCATGCGGGCGATGGACTCGCGGCGGCAGGGCCTCGGCGGCCACTTCGTGTCCGGCCTCTTCGCCACCCTGATGGCGACGCCCTGTTCCGCCCCCTTCCTCGGCACCGCCATTGGATTCGCCTTGGCACAACCGGGGCTGATCATCTTCACAATGTTCACCGCCGTCGGTTTCGGCATGGCACTGCCGTACCTGCTGCTGGCGGTGTTTCCGGGCTCGGCCCGCTGGCTACCCAAGCCCGGCGCGTGGATGGATACCCTACGCAAGGTGATGGGCTTCCTGCTCGCCGCCGCGGCGGTCTGGCTGCTCTATGTGCTCGCCGGCCAGATCAGCGCCGAGCGCCTCGCCTTCATCGAATTGGGATTGCTCGCCCTGGCGCTCTTTGTGTGGCTGCGCGGCCGCGAGAAGGGGCGGATTGCCGCCACCGCCGCCGCTTTGGTGATGGCCGTCGGCACCATCGGCCTGGCGGCGACCGCCGCCACCGGACCCACTCGCGGGACGACCGCGGCCACCGAGACGGCGCGCTACATCCAGTGGCAGGAGTTTGATCGCGACAGAGCCGAATCCCTTGCCGCCGCCGGCACGCCGGTGTTCGTGGACGTCACCGCCGACTGGTGCTTCACCTGCAAAACCAACGAGCGCCTAGTGCTCGAAACCCCCGAAGTAGCGCGGCTGTTCGAGGACGCCGGCGTGGTCGCCATGAAGGCCGACTGGACCAACCGCGACGACACCATCGCCGCCTTCCTGAACGACCACGGGCGCTACAGCATCCCCTTCTACCTGCTCTATCGCCCAAACGGCGAGCCTCATCTGTTCAGCGAACTGCTCACCACCGGCCAGATTGCCGAGGCGCTCCAAGGGATTCCGCGGATCGCCCAGGCGCGGTGA
- a CDS encoding thioredoxin family protein — translation MTPAQLPRRPRGFAYSAALAALLAVAAGGPLAYPAGAETNTEPKWHDRVEEALAEARSTDRLILVDLYAEWCGWCKKLEKDVFSTTRFAQVAENYVLLRVDVEDAGEGMRLQDRFDARNLPTTLIIDADLVRIGTIRGYFPAPTFVTRIDAQVARWQKFMEGYRRDVVSEDPQVLRSLAEALRRRSDGARAAAIYRRLLTREDVAVEGEDWLRLLLADSLRLSRDFAGAAQAVADFAPEDPTLTEALSLFRVHLARDRQDCAGTSAAVDAFVAEHPTSRFRREARFTLSRLQQDIQAECAG, via the coding sequence ATGACGCCAGCCCAACTCCCGCGCCGCCCGCGCGGTTTCGCCTACTCCGCCGCCCTCGCCGCTCTGCTGGCCGTTGCCGCCGGCGGCCCGCTGGCCTATCCGGCGGGCGCCGAAACGAACACCGAGCCGAAGTGGCACGACCGGGTCGAAGAGGCCCTCGCCGAAGCCCGCTCGACGGATCGCTTGATCCTGGTCGATCTCTACGCGGAATGGTGTGGCTGGTGCAAGAAGCTCGAGAAAGACGTGTTCTCCACCACTCGCTTTGCGCAGGTGGCCGAAAACTATGTCCTGCTGCGGGTGGATGTGGAGGACGCCGGCGAAGGAATGCGCCTGCAGGACCGCTTCGACGCCCGCAACCTGCCCACCACCCTGATCATCGATGCGGACCTGGTGCGCATCGGGACCATCCGAGGCTACTTCCCGGCTCCGACCTTCGTCACCCGGATCGACGCCCAGGTCGCCCGGTGGCAGAAGTTCATGGAGGGCTACCGGCGCGACGTCGTGTCGGAGGACCCGCAGGTATTGCGCAGCCTCGCCGAGGCCCTACGCCGGCGCTCCGATGGCGCCCGGGCGGCGGCAATCTATCGCCGCCTTCTGACCCGAGAGGATGTGGCGGTGGAAGGTGAGGACTGGCTCCGCCTGCTGCTGGCGGATTCCCTCCGCCTCAGCCGGGACTTTGCCGGCGCCGCGCAGGCGGTAGCCGACTTCGCGCCGGAAGATCCGACGCTCACCGAGGCCCTGAGCTTGTTCCGCGTCCATCTGGCGCGCGACCGGCAGGACTGTGCCGGAACCTCTGCGGCGGTCGATGCCTTCGTCGCCGAACATCCCACCAGCCGCTTCCGGCGGGAGGCCCGGTTCACCCTCAGCCGACTGCAGCAGGACATCCAAGCGGAGTGCGCCGGATGA
- a CDS encoding pyridoxal phosphate-dependent aminotransferase, which yields MRLASRVGRIAESATARITRKASELAARGVEVINLGVGEPDFASPPVAVEAAGRGLAEGFTRYTPTDGLPALREALAKRFDERHGAPWTARDGVITCGAKVALLQLALACFEDGDEVVLASPCWVSFPQQIRFAGARPVPVATASSEAFEIRAEPLLAAVTERTRAILINSPSNPTGGLIAAEELERLTEGCAERGLLLIADETYDRFVFGGRNHASAAALAGRFPDTVVLVGSFSKTWAMTGWRVGYLFGPPAVAGAISRIQSHGTGNPTSFAMLGALAALGEADEEIARRRDEFERRRNALLPRLNALPGFHCEAPMGAFYAFPRVDDLFQEDRKGSADLADFFLDRAGVALVPGIAFGDDRHLRLSYACSDERLERGLEQMAAALARLD from the coding sequence GTGAGGCTCGCATCCCGCGTCGGCCGAATCGCCGAATCCGCCACCGCCCGCATCACCCGAAAGGCTTCCGAGCTGGCCGCTCGCGGCGTCGAGGTGATCAATCTGGGCGTGGGTGAGCCGGACTTCGCCTCGCCGCCGGTGGCCGTCGAGGCGGCAGGCCGAGGGTTGGCGGAGGGGTTCACCCGCTACACGCCGACGGACGGCTTGCCGGCCCTGCGTGAAGCGCTGGCGAAGCGCTTCGACGAACGTCACGGCGCACCGTGGACCGCGCGGGACGGCGTGATCACCTGCGGCGCCAAGGTGGCGTTGCTGCAACTCGCGCTGGCCTGTTTCGAGGACGGCGACGAGGTGGTGTTGGCGAGCCCCTGCTGGGTGAGTTTCCCGCAGCAGATTCGCTTCGCCGGCGCTCGGCCGGTACCGGTGGCGACGGCCAGCTCGGAGGCCTTCGAGATCCGGGCGGAGCCGCTGCTGGCGGCGGTGACGGAGCGGACTCGTGCCATTCTGATCAACTCGCCGTCGAATCCGACCGGCGGCCTGATCGCCGCTGAAGAGCTGGAGCGGCTGACCGAAGGCTGCGCCGAGCGTGGCCTCCTGCTGATCGCCGACGAGACCTACGATCGCTTTGTTTTCGGCGGCCGGAACCACGCTTCGGCGGCCGCCCTGGCAGGCCGGTTTCCGGACACGGTGGTGTTGGTGGGATCCTTCTCCAAGACTTGGGCGATGACCGGCTGGCGGGTCGGCTATTTGTTTGGGCCGCCGGCGGTGGCGGGGGCGATCTCCAGGATCCAGAGCCACGGAACCGGCAACCCGACCTCCTTCGCTATGTTGGGTGCTCTGGCGGCCCTCGGCGAGGCGGATGAGGAGATCGCCCGGCGCCGGGACGAGTTCGAGCGCCGGCGCAATGCCCTGCTGCCGCGCCTCAACGCACTGCCCGGTTTTCACTGTGAGGCGCCGATGGGTGCCTTTTACGCCTTTCCCCGAGTCGACGACCTCTTCCAGGAAGATCGGAAGGGTTCCGCCGACCTGGCAGACTTTTTTCTCGATCGGGCCGGGGTCGCCTTGGTGCCGGGAATCGCTTTCGGCGATGATCGGCACCTGCGCCTCTCCTACGCTTGTTCCGATGAGCGGTTGGAGAGGGGCCTCGAACAGATGGCGGCGGCCCTCGCCCGGCTTGACTAG
- a CDS encoding M2 family metallopeptidase, which yields MKPTFWIRPTLALVALLLLAALPVIADSHEAADGTEEYPATAEGAAAFVDAAEAHIYELANAEARAAWVQSNFITVDTQAIAAAASEKALAARSSYARQAVRFDDLDLPYHVERRLQVIKLGGPIAAPADPAKTEELARIASDLEATYGKGKYCKDDGTCLDLLQMTATLANSRNPEELLDVWVGWRTVAPPMRKPYQRFVELNNQGARELGFADAGAMWRSNYDMEPDAFAGELDRLWTQVQPLYEALHCHVRAKLLEEYGGEHLGTGKTIPAHLLGNMWAQGWANIYPLVAPPDADPGFDLTERLRATGMDAVEMVRSGERFFSSLGFEPLPDTFWERSLFTKPADREVVCHASAWDVDNVNDLRIKMCIEINAEDFRTVHHELGHNYYQRAYNQQPFLYRNSANDGFHEAIGDTIALSVTPDYLQQIGLIDEVPDPSKDLGLLMKDALDKVAFLPFGLLVDQWRWKVFSGEVGPEEYNAAWWELREKYQGVSPPVARSEADFDPGAKYHIPANTPYSRYFLAHILQFQFHRDLCAIAGYEGPLNRCTIYGNEEAGEVLDEMLRMGASRPWPEALQVVTGGREMDATAVLDYFAPLKSWLDEQNASRQCGW from the coding sequence ATGAAACCCACTTTTTGGATCAGACCTACCCTTGCCCTCGTCGCCCTGCTGCTGCTGGCTGCGTTGCCGGTGATTGCCGACTCTCATGAGGCGGCAGACGGGACCGAAGAGTACCCGGCGACGGCAGAGGGTGCCGCGGCCTTCGTCGATGCGGCGGAAGCGCATATCTATGAGCTGGCCAACGCCGAGGCCCGGGCGGCCTGGGTGCAGTCCAACTTCATCACCGTCGACACCCAGGCGATCGCCGCCGCGGCGAGTGAGAAGGCTCTGGCGGCGCGGTCTTCCTACGCCCGGCAGGCGGTCCGCTTCGACGACCTCGACCTGCCCTACCACGTCGAGCGGCGCCTGCAGGTGATCAAGCTCGGCGGACCCATCGCGGCGCCGGCGGATCCAGCGAAGACCGAGGAACTGGCCCGCATTGCTTCGGATCTGGAGGCGACCTACGGCAAGGGCAAGTACTGCAAGGACGACGGCACCTGCCTCGACCTGCTGCAGATGACCGCCACCCTGGCCAACAGCCGGAATCCCGAGGAACTGCTCGACGTGTGGGTCGGTTGGCGTACTGTCGCGCCGCCGATGCGCAAGCCCTACCAGCGCTTCGTCGAGTTGAACAACCAGGGCGCCCGGGAACTCGGGTTTGCCGACGCCGGCGCCATGTGGCGTTCGAACTACGACATGGAGCCGGACGCCTTCGCCGGCGAACTGGACCGCCTGTGGACCCAGGTGCAGCCGCTCTACGAAGCCCTCCACTGCCACGTGCGGGCCAAGCTCCTGGAAGAGTACGGCGGGGAGCACCTCGGCACCGGCAAGACCATTCCGGCCCACCTGCTGGGCAATATGTGGGCGCAGGGCTGGGCCAATATCTATCCGCTGGTGGCGCCGCCGGACGCCGACCCGGGCTTCGACCTCACGGAGCGCCTGCGGGCCACCGGCATGGATGCCGTCGAGATGGTGCGTTCCGGCGAACGTTTCTTCAGTTCCCTCGGCTTCGAGCCGCTGCCGGACACCTTCTGGGAGCGCTCGCTTTTCACCAAGCCGGCGGACCGTGAAGTGGTGTGCCACGCCAGCGCCTGGGATGTCGACAATGTCAACGATCTGCGCATCAAGATGTGCATCGAGATCAACGCTGAAGACTTCCGCACGGTCCACCACGAGCTGGGCCACAACTACTACCAGCGGGCCTACAACCAGCAGCCCTTCCTCTACCGCAACAGCGCCAACGACGGCTTCCACGAGGCGATCGGCGACACCATCGCCCTGTCCGTCACGCCGGACTACTTGCAGCAGATCGGGCTGATCGACGAGGTGCCGGATCCTTCCAAAGATCTCGGGCTGTTGATGAAGGACGCCCTCGACAAGGTGGCTTTCCTGCCCTTCGGCCTGCTGGTCGATCAGTGGCGCTGGAAGGTGTTCTCCGGCGAGGTCGGGCCGGAGGAGTACAACGCCGCCTGGTGGGAGCTGCGCGAGAAGTACCAGGGCGTGTCGCCGCCGGTGGCGCGCTCCGAGGCGGACTTCGATCCCGGTGCGAAGTATCACATCCCGGCGAACACCCCGTACTCTCGCTACTTCCTCGCCCACATTCTGCAGTTCCAGTTTCACCGCGACCTGTGCGCCATCGCCGGCTACGAAGGTCCCTTGAACCGCTGCACCATCTACGGCAACGAAGAGGCCGGCGAGGTGCTCGACGAGATGCTGCGCATGGGAGCGTCGCGCCCCTGGCCGGAGGCCCTCCAAGTGGTGACCGGCGGCCGCGAGATGGACGCCACGGCGGTGCTCGACTACTTCGCGCCGCTCAAAAGTTGGCTCGACGAGCAGAACGCCTCCCGCCAATGTGGATGGTAG
- a CDS encoding BlaI/MecI/CopY family transcriptional regulator, with protein sequence MLKKSNRPATKLTRFELEVMGELWKLGRASVRELLEALPNRKQPAYTTVQTIVRRLEEKNAVRQVRKVGNAHIYEPMVSKQVAYRRLIDDFLEVFGGSPAPLMAHLVESGRLSLEDLKDAERLIDEDLDPASADPENETLETETPETEN encoded by the coding sequence ATGCTCAAGAAATCGAACCGCCCGGCCACTAAACTCACCCGCTTCGAACTCGAAGTGATGGGGGAGCTGTGGAAACTCGGCCGGGCCTCGGTGCGGGAGTTGCTGGAGGCGCTGCCGAACCGCAAACAACCGGCGTACACCACCGTACAAACGATTGTCCGTCGGCTGGAAGAGAAGAACGCGGTGCGCCAGGTGCGCAAGGTCGGCAACGCCCACATCTACGAGCCGATGGTCTCGAAACAGGTGGCTTACCGGCGCTTGATCGATGACTTTCTGGAGGTCTTCGGCGGTTCTCCGGCGCCGTTGATGGCCCATCTGGTGGAGTCCGGCCGCCTGAGCCTGGAAGACCTGAAAGACGCCGAACGGCTGATCGACGAGGACCTCGATCCGGCGAGTGCGGATCCAGAAAACGAAACCCTAGAAACCGAAACCCCAGAGACCGAAAACTAA
- a CDS encoding M56 family metallopeptidase — MLDDPIETGFALGDTAAFLVNHLVEATTFAALVALLALLLRRSSARVRYRLLGVAAAKFFLPSALIVSLASALGWSLPNLRSLTWSPADRLVVNGAGGALVAALIAVWCLGAVFACCRLLRAKGQMKAWLRDSRPVESEEPVAGALAAAMRRSGLPVAPRWGHPLQARWVEGLASPAVWGLRRPYLLLPLAIDRHLSREELDAVLLHELEHLRRRDHWAGALQRALRVVFWFHPLVWWLDQRLLAERERACDERVVALGGQPRHYARGLLKVVRLGIGGLRPTAMAAATASDLERRIAQILHGPPERSPHRWTHAAASAAVVMLLGLSVVLAGQGRCDVRLLTIDPAERLSADVDGSDVVRAACVKPPEPCMEG; from the coding sequence ATGTTGGACGACCCGATCGAGACAGGCTTCGCCCTCGGCGATACGGCTGCGTTTCTGGTCAACCATCTGGTGGAGGCGACCACCTTCGCGGCCCTGGTCGCTCTCCTCGCCCTGCTGCTGCGTCGCTCTTCGGCGCGGGTACGCTACCGCCTTCTCGGGGTGGCCGCCGCCAAGTTCTTTCTGCCCTCGGCGCTGATCGTCTCCCTAGCCTCGGCCCTCGGCTGGTCGTTGCCAAACCTTCGTTCGCTGACCTGGTCGCCGGCCGATCGCCTCGTCGTGAACGGAGCCGGCGGTGCCTTGGTGGCAGCCCTAATCGCGGTCTGGTGCCTTGGTGCGGTCTTCGCCTGCTGCCGCCTGCTGCGGGCCAAGGGACAGATGAAGGCGTGGCTGCGGGACAGCCGACCGGTGGAATCCGAAGAGCCCGTGGCGGGCGCCCTGGCCGCCGCCATGCGGCGTTCCGGCCTGCCCGTCGCGCCGCGCTGGGGGCATCCCCTCCAGGCCCGCTGGGTCGAAGGTCTTGCGTCGCCGGCCGTCTGGGGCCTGCGGCGGCCGTACCTCCTGCTGCCGCTGGCCATCGATCGGCACCTCTCCCGGGAAGAGCTGGACGCCGTGTTGCTGCACGAACTCGAACACCTGCGCCGGCGCGATCACTGGGCCGGTGCTCTGCAGCGAGCCCTGCGCGTGGTGTTCTGGTTTCACCCGTTGGTGTGGTGGCTCGATCAGCGCCTGCTGGCGGAACGGGAGCGCGCCTGTGACGAACGGGTCGTCGCCCTCGGCGGGCAGCCCCGGCACTACGCCCGGGGCCTCCTCAAGGTCGTGCGTCTGGGCATCGGCGGCCTGCGGCCGACGGCGATGGCCGCCGCCACGGCATCGGATCTGGAGCGGCGCATCGCGCAGATCCTGCACGGTCCGCCGGAGCGTTCGCCGCACCGCTGGACCCACGCGGCGGCCTCCGCCGCAGTGGTGATGCTCCTCGGCCTGTCTGTGGTGCTGGCTGGGCAGGGACGCTGCGATGTTCGGCTGTTGACCATCGATCCGGCGGAGCGCCTGTCGGCCGATGTCGACGGCAGCGATGTCGTCCGCGCCGCCTGCGTGAAGCCTCCGGAGCCGTGCATGGAAGGCTGA
- a CDS encoding SOS response-associated peptidase: protein MCGRYTQTAPGETLADLFELPAIPELAPRFNIAPTQQAPVVRVLEARGARQLDDLRWGLVPFWADDLKMGSRMINARSETAAEKPSFRNSLKRRRCLVAADGYYEWKKEGSVKQPYRIVRDDRQPFAFAGLWERWTGEDGPVDTFAILTTDAAPEIAALHHRMPVILEREEYGLWLDPAMTDPEPLAELMKPRGGDRLEPYRVARAVGNPRHAGPECIEPI from the coding sequence ATGTGCGGACGCTATACCCAGACGGCCCCGGGCGAGACCCTCGCCGACCTCTTCGAGCTACCGGCGATTCCCGAACTCGCTCCCCGCTTCAACATCGCCCCCACTCAGCAGGCGCCGGTGGTGCGGGTGCTGGAAGCCAGGGGAGCGCGGCAACTCGATGACCTGCGGTGGGGTCTGGTGCCCTTCTGGGCGGACGACTTGAAGATGGGCAGCCGGATGATCAACGCCCGCTCGGAAACCGCCGCCGAGAAGCCTTCTTTCCGCAATAGCCTCAAGAGGCGACGTTGCCTGGTGGCCGCCGACGGCTACTACGAGTGGAAGAAAGAGGGCTCCGTCAAGCAGCCTTACCGCATCGTGCGCGACGACCGCCAGCCTTTCGCCTTCGCCGGCCTGTGGGAACGCTGGACGGGCGAGGACGGCCCGGTGGACACCTTTGCCATCCTCACCACCGACGCGGCGCCGGAGATCGCCGCCCTGCATCACCGCATGCCGGTGATTCTCGAGCGCGAGGAATACGGCCTGTGGCTCGATCCGGCGATGACCGACCCGGAGCCCCTCGCCGAGTTGATGAAGCCGCGCGGCGGCGACCGGCTGGAGCCCTATCGGGTAGCCCGCGCCGTCGGCAATCCGCGCCACGCCGGGCCGGAGTGCATCGAACCGATCTAG